ATGGGGACGTGGCGTGCGCGCATCTTACCTCGGAGGTAGTCCTCGGTGAAGCGATCGAGGTCCACGACCGGGTCAGGGCCGTTCTCAACGAGGGGAGAGTGTTTTCTGATCTGATCGCCCGGGCAGTCAACCAGCCGCACACGACCAAATCGACGGGCATCTGTGAAGGCGACCTCAACGCCAGGGGAGCCCTCGGTCTTGAACTGGAACTTCCAGAACTTGGGCGGCCACTGCTCGAGCTCGCtgtccttcatcttcttgtaGTAGTTTGTGTAGGccgtcttctcatccttgatgTGCATCCACCCTAGACCCGTTAGCAAATGTGCAGCCAAGTTGGACTTGACCGTTTACCCGTCATCCCAAAGTGCATCACCAAGTGCGGGGGTTTATCCAAAGTGATCCTAGTCATGGGTGAGTTGTCAACGTTACACAGGGTAGCTATTGGCTGTTGCAACTCACCAGAAGTATTTGCCCTGACTTCCTGCGGAAACGATCTGAAGTTGTTAGCTTTGAGGTTTGTCAATTATTGGCTATAAGTGACATACCTGCTTCCCCTTGAGAGCggcctcaacctcttcgCCACTTGTACCAACCTTGCCAAAGACATTCTTGTCGTCTATAGCTGAAGCGGATACAATGCGTTTCCCCACAACGTGAAGACGAAGAAAGTGGACAATGCGCGCGACTGGGTGATTTTAGCAACTGATTAGTTACAACGATGGATCTCAGACCAACCTTCGGCGATCTCAGGCATCTTGGCAGACAGATAGACTTCAGCTTACGAGTCTTTTGGTTTGGTACAAACACCACACGAGATTGGTAGCGTCACCGACCTAAGGCGAACGCGAAGGGCGTGTTCAGTCAACGCGATATCACGTGATAGACATGGGTGAATAGAGCAACCTTCACCCCAGTTTTCACATGTGACTACATAATAGAATGTGTGCCCCTTACTCCGTAATTGATAAAGTATTCGTAACAGAAACTGGTCAAATCCACATTTGAAGATTACTCTTATTTGGCGAGGTTGGTTTGGACGGGCTCAATTTCTTCTTTGCGCCGAAGGTGGACCAGTTTACCAGTGGCCGGGATACCGGAGCGGAGGAACGTGAAGCCGGAAACTCCACTCTTGGTGCATTTTGTTCAACTTTTTTCTCGCGAAATCTTTCCAACTTCTCACAAgctttccatcttcaacaacacaaACAAAGAAGCTGAGGTGAGTTCTGAATGCGCAGTGCGTCGCGCTGCCCTCCCCCTTCCTTCCTGATGACACTTTACACCGCAAACTAGAGTCTTTGACCCAAATGGGAATGAAACCTCTTTTTTACACGTCAGTCTGAAAGACTACGATTACGCACACGTTTTCGCATCGGCATGCTCTGGACTAGTGCTGACTTCTTCATAGAcctctcatcaccaagcgGTGGATCATTGCGAGGATGCTCAGCCTTCTCTCCGCGCCCAGCATGGGCTGAAATGGTACGTTTGGAACCTCGCACACAACCACCCACACCGTCTCGTGATGATCATTTCTTTTTACAATATACGCTGGAAATTACCGGCTGAGATCTTTCTTTGACGATATAAAATGGCTATTTCTGATGGACACATTCACTCTCTACCTTTGCTGCTCTGCATTTGGTGGCTCATGCTAACATGATTGAAGTTTTTCTAGCAAGGTATGCGACATCTCTCCTCGACCCGTCCCCCGACTTGTATGATGAAGCGGCACTGGGCTCCGAACATACCACATGAGCACGAAAAGCCACTTTGCGGCAGGCCTAGAAAACCTCGCCCACTGACTTGTCACGCTCGTCCATCGCTTGCTGGATAACATTGGACTTCTGAGGCTAACTTGCCTCGAGTGCTAGCATTTGGATACCTTCCTCTCCCATTGGATCCTCCTTCGGGGATGACAGACCCAGACTGTAAGTATTAGCTGCACACATTACCGCCTTGCCTATATGATGATACAGATGACGAGTCTTATCCGGGTTTCCGATGCAGACACCATCTTTCTTTACCATTCATGCATTACCTGATCCGCATTCCTCACACATGCTTTTGTTGAAGTCAATTGGTGACCTTGGCTAACAGAAGAATCAGGTACCTCTAACGTAAGTTGCAACCAGGCGCCAGCCGTCTTCCAGATCATCATCTCCCTGATGAATCCAAATGAAAACGACAAGCATATGTCCGAGCTTTACGCAACGACGACAAATCATTTATCGCCTGATTGAGATGCTTGATGTCAATATTGTTGCAGTCCTTTCAACGGCAGCTGCTGACATGTTGAAAGCGTCTTTGACTGTGAACACTCTTGGCTGTTTGTGGTGCAGATCATCAAGGTTAGtcactttttcttttctcctccGCCATCTCTCCTCCAAATGATGTTACAAATATCACGACGGTCAACGTAGCCATATTGCTTTGACGATAACGCCTGTGACAAGGCACCTTTACCCTGAAAATCCCTTCATTTACCCGCCTATTGTCTTAACAAGCTTGTTGCGACGTATCGCTAACATGTTTTTGAAAGGTTGATTCCCACTTGGCAGTCCATGACTAGTCCACTCTCCATCAGCCCTGTCAAGTGACAGATCTCTGATCATGGTCCGCCAAGGACTTCCTTTGCTGCCACGGTAACACGTGTCTATCTATGGTGTTGAATACATTGGTGTCAATACTGTGCGCCTTTGGCCTTTGAATGTAAAAGAGCGTGTCATTTGAATGGTAAGCGTAGCTGAAGAGAGCaaagctatataataatacAAACGTATCTGATCAATTTCGAGAACCGGAAGTGACTGCCCACAATGTTGCCCAAGCCCTGCCTTTCCTTGCCTGACTGTGACTCCTGAAATGAGCGTGACCCCATGATGGGGAGAGTTTGTGTCTTGGAACACCTCTCCACCCGTCTTCTAACCCCAAGGCCTTGCATCTGGTTTGTCCATGTCTTGACGGAGTGTGTAAGTGGAGCTCGAGTGATGCTCGACACGAGGGACACTCGTCACCCTGAGGCAACCCCTTGGAAGCTCACAGGGAGACTGACCGAAGGTGGATGCAAGGCACCATGGCGCCCATGCCCTCTCACCATAGACAGGTTCGGGGCACGCAGACCTGTTGCCATCTCGCCATGGCGAGGGAACTTTGGCACGCACTGGTACGCCGACCCACAGTACTCGTTGGAGGAGTGGTTGCTGCTGAGAAGCGTcgaaggaggcggcggcagcggcagcggtgGCCGGGGAACATGCCAGTGTGCAGAGTCGGCGTAGGTATAGTGAACGCTTCTACGAAAGGGGAAAGGACTCTTGTCAACTGGGAGGCTCTTGGGGATttggggaggatgaggagggtACGCACGATTGCAGCACGCTCTGGGGAGGATTCAGCGCTGCGCTGGGGTACATGGGCATGTCTCTCCAGCCCgttccccctcctccaccgctCTCGACCTTGATGCGAGGCTCAGGCAGAGTCGACGACGACTGCAGCGCGGGTAGCTGATGGGCGTCAAAGAACGACGGCGGCGCCGCGTACCGAGGGGTCTGCTGGAGGGCCGGAAGGGGGAGTTGCTCTGGGGAACGCTGGCTCGCGCAGctcgaggctggcgaggATCCAGGATCAGACGTCTCTGAGGAGCTGCTGAGAGCTGGGGGAGAACGCAGCGGAGACGGGAGGATGGGCCTCTTGAGGGACTGGCGACGGCGTTGCTGGCGCTTCTTGCAGTTGTACTTGCCAATATCCCAAATGTCAAAGTGCTGCCGATAGGAACGGATGCTACATGTCGAGTGTCTTGTCAGTAGTTTTCTCTGATGGTAGGTTTATACAAGAGTATGGAAACTTACGATGCCTCAAAGTTGTACTCGGTCTTCAT
This window of the Fusarium keratoplasticum isolate Fu6.1 chromosome 3, whole genome shotgun sequence genome carries:
- a CDS encoding Clr5 domain-containing protein — encoded protein: MMAKPWNEHRATITKLYIQEGRTLEDVRGIMKTEYNFEASIRSYRQHFDIWDIGKYNCKKRQQRRRQSLKRPILPSPLRSPPALSSSSETSDPGSSPASSCASQRSPEQLPLPALQQTPRYAAPPSFFDAHQLPALQSSSTLPEPRIKVESGGGGGTGWRDMPMYPSAALNPPQSVLQSSVHYTYADSAHWHVPRPPLPLPPPPSTLLSSNHSSNEYCGSAYQCVPKFPRHGEMATGLRAPNLSMVRGHGRHGALHPPSVSLPVSFQGVASG